The Alcaligenes aquatilis genome contains the following window.
CACGGCGCCATTCGGGTCGGTACCGCGGCGGAGCTCAAAGGGATTGCCACGATCTTTGCCGTCATGGGTATGTATCCCGTTGGCTATTACGATCTGTCGGTGGCGGGCGTACCCGTTCACTCCACCGCGTTTCGCCCTGTGGACGACCACGCATTACAAACCAACCCCTTCCGGGTGTTTACCTCTTTGCTCAGACTGGAGCTGATAGAGGATGCGAACCTGCGGGCGCAGGCGGCTGCAATCTTGTCGCAACGGTCTATTTTTCCGTCCGGCTTGCTGGAGTTGGCGGAACAGGCGCAGGTGGCCGGTGGCTTGACCGAACCGCAGGCCAAGGAATTTGTGGCCGCCGCCACCGCCGTATTTCGCTGGCATCGCCAAGCGACTGTCGATCAGGACACGTATCGCAAATTGCATGCGGCACATCGTCTGGTGGCCGATATTGTGTGTTTCAAGGGCCCCCATATCAATCACCTGACTCCCCGAACCCTAGATATTGATGCGGTACAAGAGGCCATGCCCCAACGGGGTATTCCCGCCAAAGAGCTGATCGAAGGCCCACCGCGCAGGCGCCATCCCATTCTGTTGCGCCAAACCAGTTTCAAAGCTTTGGAAGAGGAGATCGAGTTTGTCGGTCAGGCTGGGGTGGGGTCTCATACCGCGCGTTTTGGTGAGATAGAGCAACGCGGCGTGGCCTTGACCCAGGCGGGCCGGGCACTTTACGACTCCTTGTTGGCGCAAACCAGAGATGCCGGGCAGCAAGCCGCTACTACGCAGACGTATGCTGAACGTCTCCAGCACGTGTTTGCCCAGTTCCCAGATGACAGCGATGAAATGTACGAGCGTGGGCTGGCTTTTTTTCGGTTTGAGCCACGGGACCCTGCTATCTGGCAGCAGGAACTGGCTGCCGGCCGGCCCTGGAACCTGCCTGATTTGATCAAGCGTGGCGTGGTCGCATTGCGCCCCATTACTTACGAGGATTTCTTGCCGGTTAGCGCGGCGGGGATTTTTCAGTCCAATCTGGGCGATGCGGAACAAAAAAACTACGTGTCGCAGGCGGCCCGATCTGAGTTTGAACGTGATCTGGGTAGCCCCGTGCTGGACGAAATTGAACTTTACCGCGCTGCTCAGACGCGTTCCGAGCACGCCTTGCATCAGCGCTTTCTGGCGGAGTCGGGCGCATGAAAGCGGACCAGCGCAGTCACGGACTCTGGCAGGCCTCAGCGCCACCCGCTCCGGTCTGCGAGCGTTTGCAAGGCCCTGTCCAAGCGGATGTCGCGGTTATTGGCGCCGGATTCACCGGTTTGTCCGCGGCCTTGCATCTGGCTCAGGCCGGAGTGCGGGTGGTGGTTCTGGAAGGGGCGCAGATCGGGTTTGGAGGGTCGGGACGCAATGTGGGTCTGGTCAATGCTGGCCTGTGGCTTGAGCCAGAGGCACTGCTCAAGACATTGGGCGCGCATTACGGGGGGCGCCTGTTGCATTTGTTAAGTGGGGCACCGGCTGCCGTGTATGAATTGGTGGCCCAACACCGGATGGATTGTCAGGCCGTGCAGACCGGCACTTTGCACTGTGCGGTAGGCGCGGGCGGTCTGCGTAATATCCGGAAGCGTTGGCGCCAATGGCAAGACCTTGGGGCGCCGGTCGAGTTGCTCAATCAAACACAAGTGGCTGCGGCTACCGGAACGACCGCTTATGCGGGCGCTTTGCTGGACCGGCGCGCGGGCACGCTCCAGCCTTTAGCCTATGTTCGAGGTCTGGCCCGGGCTGCGATCACGGCGGGGGCCCGCATTTATGAGCAAAGTGCCGTCAGGCGGGTTGAGGACGGCCGCACGCACTGGGTGTTGCAGACGCAGGACGGTGAAGTGTTGGCGCCCTGGGTCCTTGTGGCGACCAATGCTTATACCAGTGAGGTCTGGCCAGATCTGCCCGCAGAGCTGGTGCGTCTGCCGTATTTCAACGTGGCTACGCAACCGCTGGATGCCACACTGCGCGCCCAGATTCTGCCGGGAGGGCAGGGCGCATGGGATACGCGTTCAGTTTTATCCTCGTACCGTTTCGATCAAGCGGGTCGCCTGGTGTTTGGCAGTGTGGGGGCATTGCGTGAACGTGGACGGGCGATACATACGGCGTGGGCGCAACGCGCATTGCAGCATTTGTTTCCGGCCCTGCGGCATGTGCAGTTTGAGTATGAATGGTATGGCTGGATAGGGATGACCTCCGATGCCGTGCCCCGCCTGCACCAACTGGGGCGACAGGTCCTGTCCTTTAGTGGTTACAACGGGCGAGGCATTGCCCCTGGGACGGTCTTTGGGCGCGAGCTGGCACATTTGATTTTGGGTCGGATCAAGGTGGAGGACCTACCTTTACCTGTGTCCCCACTCAAACCGGTCCCATGCAAGCCGGTGAAAGAGGCGGTTTATGAATATGGCGCGCAGTTGGCGCATCTTGTCGGTGCCCGCAGTGTCCAGGGGCAGCGTCGGTCTTGAGGACAGACTTTTTTTATGAGGTACAAGCATGACTCACACAGCCATAACTCACACAAGCGAACTGGCGCATTCCACCCTGGCCCAATTGGGTGTGACGGCTGCGCTCGATGTTCCAGGGGGAATGTCGGTGCGCTCGCCTATTGACGGGGACATTCTGGCCCATCTGCGGCCTCACAGCAGCCAGGAGCTTAGCAAGGCGATTGCCCGGGCCCATGATGCCTGGCAGGTGTGGCGTACCGTGCCTGCACCGGCACGAGGTGAGCTGGTTCGATTGCTGGGCCAGGAACTGCGGGCCGAGAAGCAGGCTTTGGGCCAGTTGATTTCCCTGGAAGCTGGAAAGATCACGAGTGAAGGCTTGGGCGAAGTCCAGGAAATGATTGATATCTGCGACTTTGCGGTGGGGCTGTCCCGACAGCTCTATGGTTTGACCATTGCTTCTGAACGGCCCGGCCATCGCATGCTGGAAACCTGGCATCCCTTGGGAGTGGTTGGGGTGATCACCGCCTTCAATTTTCCCATGGCGGTGTGGGCCTGGAATACCGCCCTGGCCTTGGTGTGTGGTGATGCCGTGATTTGGAAGCCCTCCGAAAAAACACCCTTGTCCGCCTTGGCGTGCCAGGCGGTCTTTGAGCGGGCAATGGCGCGTTATGAGGCCGGGCCGGCGCACCTGAGCCAGGTGCTGATTGGCGGGCGCGAAGCCGGAGAGATACTGGTCGATGACCCCCGGGTTGCGCTGGTGTCGGCCACCGGCAGCACGCGGATGGGCCGGGAAGTGGGGCCTCGTGTGGCGCGTCGTTTCGGGCGTGTTTTGCTGGAGCTGGGAGGCAATAACGCCGTTATTGTCACGCCTAATGCGGATTTGGATCTGGCGGTCCGGGGGATTGTCTTCGCGGCAGTCGGGACGGCGGGGCAGCGTTGTACCAGCACGCGACGCTTGATTGTGCATCGCAGTATCAGTGAACAACTGGTGGAGCGGCTCAAGCAGGTGTATGGCAAGCTCAGGATTGGTAATCCTTTGCAGGAAGGAACGTTGCTGGGGCCTTTAGTTGATCAGGCCGCCTTTGACGCGATGCAAACTGCACTGGATGCGGCGCGT
Protein-coding sequences here:
- a CDS encoding NAD(P)/FAD-dependent oxidoreductase codes for the protein MKADQRSHGLWQASAPPAPVCERLQGPVQADVAVIGAGFTGLSAALHLAQAGVRVVVLEGAQIGFGGSGRNVGLVNAGLWLEPEALLKTLGAHYGGRLLHLLSGAPAAVYELVAQHRMDCQAVQTGTLHCAVGAGGLRNIRKRWRQWQDLGAPVELLNQTQVAAATGTTAYAGALLDRRAGTLQPLAYVRGLARAAITAGARIYEQSAVRRVEDGRTHWVLQTQDGEVLAPWVLVATNAYTSEVWPDLPAELVRLPYFNVATQPLDATLRAQILPGGQGAWDTRSVLSSYRFDQAGRLVFGSVGALRERGRAIHTAWAQRALQHLFPALRHVQFEYEWYGWIGMTSDAVPRLHQLGRQVLSFSGYNGRGIAPGTVFGRELAHLILGRIKVEDLPLPVSPLKPVPCKPVKEAVYEYGAQLAHLVGARSVQGQRRS
- a CDS encoding aldehyde dehydrogenase family protein — protein: MTHTAITHTSELAHSTLAQLGVTAALDVPGGMSVRSPIDGDILAHLRPHSSQELSKAIARAHDAWQVWRTVPAPARGELVRLLGQELRAEKQALGQLISLEAGKITSEGLGEVQEMIDICDFAVGLSRQLYGLTIASERPGHRMLETWHPLGVVGVITAFNFPMAVWAWNTALALVCGDAVIWKPSEKTPLSALACQAVFERAMARYEAGPAHLSQVLIGGREAGEILVDDPRVALVSATGSTRMGREVGPRVARRFGRVLLELGGNNAVIVTPNADLDLAVRGIVFAAVGTAGQRCTSTRRLIVHRSISEQLVERLKQVYGKLRIGNPLQEGTLLGPLVDQAAFDAMQTALDAARAQGGRVTGGERVLEDEFASAYYVRPAIVEMDRQTDTVRQETFAPILYVLRYEELSEALALQNDVPQGLSSAIFSNDLRETEAFLSASGSDCGIANVNIGTSGAEIGGAFGGDKETGGGRESGSDAWRAYMRRATNTINYSRELPLAQGVKFDL
- a CDS encoding VOC family protein; the protein is MDTSVFVSKDEIRSRFSGAMSAMYQQEVPQYGALLSLVHEINASVLKHDPALHSALRQQSELTRLDVERHGAIRVGTAAELKGIATIFAVMGMYPVGYYDLSVAGVPVHSTAFRPVDDHALQTNPFRVFTSLLRLELIEDANLRAQAAAILSQRSIFPSGLLELAEQAQVAGGLTEPQAKEFVAAATAVFRWHRQATVDQDTYRKLHAAHRLVADIVCFKGPHINHLTPRTLDIDAVQEAMPQRGIPAKELIEGPPRRRHPILLRQTSFKALEEEIEFVGQAGVGSHTARFGEIEQRGVALTQAGRALYDSLLAQTRDAGQQAATTQTYAERLQHVFAQFPDDSDEMYERGLAFFRFEPRDPAIWQQELAAGRPWNLPDLIKRGVVALRPITYEDFLPVSAAGIFQSNLGDAEQKNYVSQAARSEFERDLGSPVLDEIELYRAAQTRSEHALHQRFLAESGA